One window of the Sulfurospirillum arsenophilum NBRC 109478 genome contains the following:
- a CDS encoding response regulator yields the protein MIKVLIAEDDPRIALLHQSMVEKIANFEVIAIANTISELKEYIELMRPDLLLLDVYFPDGNGIDFLSWMRSNAVHTDVILITAAKEMASLEKSLRYGVFDYLIKPIMFYRFQSSLQKFHDYKEKVISQEELSQSKVDAFFNKTLQPTKPLHVGLPKGVDGITLEKILSALHQSQAFFSASEIAEILGINRTTARRYLEYLVSEAKVEVDSLYGSVGRPERKYRLKTTE from the coding sequence ATGATTAAAGTTTTGATTGCTGAAGATGATCCAAGAATTGCGCTTTTGCACCAAAGTATGGTGGAAAAAATAGCCAATTTTGAAGTGATTGCCATCGCAAATACCATCAGCGAACTCAAAGAGTACATCGAACTCATGCGCCCTGATCTGCTTCTTTTAGATGTCTATTTTCCCGATGGCAATGGAATTGATTTTCTAAGCTGGATGCGAAGCAATGCTGTCCACACCGATGTTATCCTCATCACCGCCGCCAAAGAGATGGCATCGTTAGAGAAGTCTTTGCGGTATGGTGTTTTTGACTATCTCATCAAACCCATTATGTTTTACCGCTTCCAATCTTCTTTGCAAAAATTTCATGACTACAAAGAGAAAGTCATCTCCCAAGAAGAGCTCTCCCAAAGCAAAGTCGATGCGTTTTTCAACAAAACCTTGCAACCTACTAAACCTTTACATGTAGGATTACCTAAAGGGGTAGATGGTATTACGTTGGAAAAGATTTTGAGTGCTTTACACCAAAGCCAAGCTTTTTTCTCAGCGAGTGAAATTGCAGAAATATTAGGAATTAACCGCACGACTGCACGTAGGTATTTGGAGTATTTGGTCTCTGAAGCCAAAGTTGAAGTTGACTCTCTGTACGGCTCGGTGGGTCGTCCTGAGCGTAAGTACAGGCTCAAGACGACAGAATAA